A window of Arsenophonus sp. aPb contains these coding sequences:
- a CDS encoding recombinase family protein, with the protein MLIGYARVSTEEQNLELQKDSLVKHGCQKIFEDQISGTRANRPGLDKTLEMLRDGDTLVVWKLDRLGRSVKQLVELIDKLQQRGVQFKSLTDSIDTGTSSGRFFFHVMASLAEMERDLIAERTKAGLEAARLRGRKGGRKPKMTESKISSAKQLLANGVPPKDVANNLGVSIPTLYRWIPASK; encoded by the coding sequence GTGTTAATTGGATATGCAAGGGTATCTACAGAAGAACAAAATTTAGAGTTGCAAAAAGATTCATTAGTAAAACATGGCTGTCAGAAAATCTTTGAAGATCAAATAAGTGGTACCCGAGCAAACAGGCCAGGTTTAGACAAAACATTGGAAATGTTGAGAGATGGAGACACTTTAGTTGTATGGAAACTAGATAGGCTTGGGCGTTCTGTAAAACAGCTAGTAGAGCTAATCGATAAATTACAGCAACGGGGAGTTCAGTTTAAAAGCCTCACAGACTCAATAGATACTGGGACATCTTCCGGTAGATTCTTTTTCCATGTGATGGCTAGTCTTGCTGAGATGGAGCGAGATCTAATAGCAGAGCGAACCAAAGCTGGACTAGAAGCTGCACGTTTACGAGGCCGGAAAGGTGGTCGTAAACCCAAAATGACCGAGAGCAAAATATCCTCAGCAAAGCAATTGCTGGCTAATGGAGTCCCCCCAAAAGATGTCGCAAATAACTTAGGAGTATCTATTCCGACACTGTATAGATGGATCCCCGCCTCTAAATAG
- a CDS encoding DUF4158 domain-containing protein codes for MARRLILSLSERESLLALPDNELTLTRMAYFSEQDLAFINAHRKPASRFGFAVLLCYLG; via the coding sequence ATGGCACGGAGGCTAATTCTTTCTCTGTCGGAAAGAGAATCATTACTGGCATTACCGGACAATGAGTTAACGCTGACACGAATGGCGTATTTCAGTGAGCAGGATCTGGCATTTATTAATGCTCACCGTAAACCTGCCAGCCGTTTTGGTTTTGCTGTTCTTCTTTGCTATCTGGGGTAG
- a CDS encoding recombinase family protein has protein sequence MFIRAYLRASTKDQFADRAKEMLEQFVQERGHKIASYYRENISGTKLDRPELGRLLMDSHHNDILLVEQIDRLTRLSNSDWMTLKKQIEQHELRIISLDVPTSWQSLSDKDSSQVDPITRAVITAINNMLIDLMAAMSHKDWLSRLQRQKQGIERAHTLDRYRGKQADRERHQKVMYYRQVKKLSVRETADATGYSTSQVCRIQAFYKDVESD, from the coding sequence ATGTTTATCAGAGCTTATTTAAGAGCATCGACGAAAGATCAGTTCGCCGATCGGGCAAAAGAGATGTTGGAGCAGTTCGTCCAGGAACGGGGACATAAAATCGCCAGCTACTACCGGGAGAATATCAGCGGCACAAAACTTGACCGCCCGGAGCTGGGACGCTTACTGATGGACAGTCACCACAATGATATCTTGCTGGTCGAACAGATAGACCGTCTGACCCGTCTGAGCAACAGCGACTGGATGACGCTGAAAAAGCAGATAGAACAACACGAGCTGCGGATTATTAGTCTTGATGTGCCCACATCATGGCAGTCGCTGTCAGATAAAGATTCTTCGCAGGTTGACCCGATCACCCGCGCAGTAATAACTGCTATCAATAACATGCTAATCGACCTGATGGCTGCAATGTCACATAAGGACTGGCTGAGTCGCCTCCAGCGACAAAAACAGGGAATTGAACGGGCACATACGTTGGATAGATACCGGGGAAAGCAGGCAGATCGGGAACGGCATCAGAAAGTGATGTACTACCGGCAGGTAAAAAAACTCAGCGTCCGCGAAACGGCAGACGCGACAGGCTACAGTACTTCCCAGGTTTGTCGCATTCAGGCCTTCTATAAAGACGTTGAGTCTGATTAA